One part of the Anaerofustis stercorihominis DSM 17244 genome encodes these proteins:
- a CDS encoding NCS2 family permease has protein sequence MFEKLFKLKSKGSNVKTEIIAGVTTFLTMAYILGVNPGMLASTGMNFQSVFLATAIASGVASIIMGLLANYPVGLAPGMGVNAFFTYTVCMTFKYTWQEALAAVLISGVIFLIISVTGVRKAIINSIPKNMKLAIGAGIGFFIAFIGLKNAGIVVADPSTYVAMGNLTNPTVILACFGLIVTVALLCKKVNAAVFYGMIITAVVGVVAGMFGVSGMPALPTGIVSFDFSMPTFGACFEGISSLFSKPSFIMVIFTFLFIDFFDTAGTLVAVGNKIGLVNDNGEMENIEKALVADSVGTCVGAVCGTSTVTSFVESGSGVAAGGRTGLTACTTGVLFFLSILFMPLLTVVNSIQVGELFLSPVTSAPLIIVGVLMAQQLKEIEWDDISVAVAAFTTVITMVLTYSISNGIAVGFVFYVVSKVFSGKAKEINPITWVLLVIFLIYLILL, from the coding sequence ATGTTCGAAAAACTTTTTAAATTGAAAAGCAAAGGCAGCAATGTTAAGACTGAAATCATTGCCGGTGTTACTACATTCCTTACAATGGCTTACATTTTAGGTGTAAATCCGGGAATGCTTGCATCAACCGGAATGAATTTCCAATCGGTTTTCTTGGCAACTGCCATTGCATCGGGTGTTGCAAGTATAATCATGGGACTTCTTGCGAATTATCCGGTTGGTTTAGCTCCTGGTATGGGAGTTAACGCATTCTTTACTTATACTGTTTGCATGACTTTCAAATACACTTGGCAGGAAGCTTTGGCGGCAGTATTGATTTCAGGGGTTATTTTCCTTATTATTTCCGTAACCGGAGTAAGAAAGGCAATAATCAATTCAATTCCAAAAAACATGAAACTTGCTATCGGAGCGGGTATCGGTTTCTTTATCGCATTTATCGGTCTTAAAAATGCGGGTATCGTAGTTGCTGACCCATCTACATATGTAGCTATGGGGAATCTCACAAACCCTACGGTTATCCTTGCATGCTTTGGACTTATAGTGACAGTTGCACTTCTATGTAAAAAAGTAAATGCGGCAGTATTCTACGGAATGATAATCACTGCTGTTGTAGGTGTTGTTGCCGGAATGTTTGGTGTGAGCGGAATGCCTGCACTTCCAACGGGTATCGTATCATTTGATTTTTCTATGCCTACATTCGGTGCTTGTTTTGAAGGTATATCTTCATTATTCTCAAAACCATCATTTATCATGGTAATCTTTACATTCCTATTTATCGACTTTTTCGATACAGCGGGAACTTTGGTTGCTGTAGGTAACAAAATTGGTTTGGTTAATGATAACGGAGAAATGGAAAATATTGAAAAAGCACTTGTTGCCGATTCAGTAGGTACATGTGTCGGTGCCGTATGCGGTACATCAACCGTTACATCATTCGTTGAATCAGGTTCAGGTGTTGCTGCGGGCGGAAGGACAGGTCTTACTGCTTGTACTACAGGGGTATTATTCTTCTTATCTATTTTATTTATGCCGCTTCTTACAGTAGTTAACTCTATCCAAGTAGGAGAATTATTCTTATCACCTGTTACAAGTGCACCTCTAATCATTGTTGGTGTTTTAATGGCTCAGCAGCTTAAGGAAATAGAATGGGATGATATTTCCGTTGCGGTTGCTGCATTCACTACGGTTATTACAATGGTACTTACTTACTCTATCTCAAACGGTATCGCAGTAGGTTTTGTATTCTATGTAGTTTCTAAAGTATTCAGCGGAAAAGCAAAAGAAATCAATCCTATAACATGGGTATTACTGGTTATATTCCTGATATATCTTATACTTTTATAA
- a CDS encoding MerR family transcriptional regulator, with translation MIKIGRFSKLSLVSVRMLRHFDKLDLLKPTYVDEESGYRYYDESQLIKVSNIILLQKMGFSLSDIKIILDKNTTKEEIKNYLIKYKNDKEEELNKVKEQLALIDKNILRLSRSENIMKYNIERKIIPAYKIAYIRDIIPTFADEGMLWGRLMKGLYSNYPNAVDPQFNMAIYHDKEYKDTNVDVEVGVSIKDSVKEVGEIKVKDMPKMNVLSIIFNGSYEQIGDINIEAVEYAKKNDLEFIGPMFSIYHKGPEEVKSVEEQVTECCYPVK, from the coding sequence ATGATAAAAATAGGACGTTTCTCAAAGTTGTCTTTAGTAAGTGTGAGAATGCTGAGACATTTTGATAAGCTTGATTTATTAAAACCCACATATGTGGACGAAGAAAGCGGATACAGGTATTATGACGAGAGTCAGCTTATAAAGGTAAGCAATATAATACTGCTTCAGAAAATGGGGTTTAGTTTAAGCGATATCAAGATAATTTTAGATAAAAACACTACTAAGGAAGAAATAAAAAATTATTTAATAAAGTATAAGAATGACAAGGAAGAAGAATTAAACAAGGTCAAAGAACAGCTTGCTTTAATCGATAAAAACATTCTTAGGCTTAGTAGGAGTGAAAATATTATGAAATACAATATCGAAAGAAAAATCATACCCGCATATAAAATAGCATATATAAGAGATATCATACCGACTTTCGCTGATGAAGGGATGTTATGGGGAAGACTGATGAAAGGTCTTTACAGTAACTATCCAAATGCGGTGGATCCTCAGTTCAATATGGCAATTTATCACGATAAAGAATACAAAGATACAAACGTAGACGTAGAAGTAGGCGTAAGCATAAAAGACAGTGTAAAGGAAGTAGGGGAAATAAAAGTAAAAGATATGCCGAAGATGAATGTATTAAGTATAATCTTTAATGGAAGCTATGAGCAAATAGGAGATATAAATATCGAGGCGGTGGAATATGCAAAGAAAAACGACTTGGAATTTATAGGACCTATGTTCTCCATATATCATAAAGGTCCGGAAGAAGTAAAGAGTGTGGAAGAACAAGTGACGGAGTGCTGTTATCCCGTTAAGTAA
- the cytX gene encoding putative hydroxymethylpyrimidine transporter CytX: MENKKTSVFDNSLIWFGAGVSIAEIMTGTLIAPLGFTKGLFAILLGHLIGCALMYFAGIIGGRTERSAMETVKMSFGEKGSLLFSTLNVLQLVGWTAVMIIGGAKAVSIISNSFLGSPLESLWCIVIGALIILWVVIGITNLGKVNTVAMGGLFLLTIVLSTVIFKGNIVNPSAGGLSFGSAVELSVAMPLSWLPLISDYIKEAKEPGKSAFASVGVYFISSSWMYVIGMGAALFTKSSDIAVIMLQAGLGILGVIIIILSTVTTTFLDAYSAGVSSVSISKKLSEKKVAIIVCIIGTLLAIFTPIEEFENFLYLIGSVFAPMIAVQIADYFFLKKDYSALSVNKTNIILWLIGFITYRVFMRIDTPIGNTLPVMIIVMILCIIVNKMFGGKKEC, from the coding sequence ATGGAAAATAAGAAGACAAGCGTATTTGACAATTCTCTTATTTGGTTCGGTGCGGGAGTTTCCATTGCGGAAATAATGACGGGGACTTTGATAGCACCCCTCGGATTTACAAAGGGACTCTTTGCAATACTGCTGGGACATTTGATAGGATGTGCACTTATGTATTTTGCGGGAATTATCGGGGGAAGAACCGAAAGGAGTGCTATGGAGACGGTAAAGATGTCTTTCGGAGAAAAGGGTTCACTTCTTTTTTCAACTCTTAATGTACTTCAGCTTGTGGGCTGGACAGCAGTAATGATTATCGGAGGAGCAAAAGCGGTAAGTATTATATCGAATTCATTCCTCGGTTCTCCTTTGGAGTCTCTTTGGTGCATAGTTATAGGCGCACTTATAATTTTATGGGTGGTTATAGGAATAACCAATCTGGGAAAAGTGAATACGGTTGCTATGGGCGGATTATTCCTGCTTACCATTGTATTGAGCACTGTTATATTTAAAGGTAATATAGTAAATCCTTCCGCAGGAGGACTAAGTTTCGGTTCTGCTGTGGAACTCAGCGTTGCAATGCCTCTTTCGTGGCTACCTTTGATATCCGACTATATAAAAGAAGCAAAAGAACCGGGTAAATCCGCATTCGCAAGTGTAGGTGTTTATTTTATATCAAGTTCTTGGATGTACGTTATTGGAATGGGAGCGGCTTTGTTTACAAAAAGCAGTGACATAGCGGTAATAATGCTTCAGGCGGGGCTTGGTATCTTAGGGGTAATCATAATAATACTCTCTACAGTGACTACTACATTCCTCGACGCATATTCCGCAGGAGTGAGCAGTGTAAGTATAAGTAAGAAACTGAGTGAAAAAAAGGTTGCAATAATAGTTTGTATAATAGGTACTCTACTTGCGATATTTACTCCCATAGAAGAGTTTGAGAATTTCCTTTATCTGATAGGCTCTGTCTTTGCTCCTATGATTGCGGTTCAAATAGCGGACTATTTCTTTTTAAAGAAAGATTACAGTGCACTAAGTGTAAATAAAACAAATATAATACTTTGGCTTATAGGATTTATAACCTACAGAGTATTCATGAGGATAGATACTCCTATCGGCAATACTCTTCCCGTAATGATAATAGTAATGATTTTATGTATTATAGTAAATAAAATGTTCGGAGGTAAAAAAGAATGTTAA
- the thiM gene encoding hydroxyethylthiazole kinase: protein MLKEMMENVRKKTPLIHNITNYVTVNDCANILLACGGSPIMADDSNEAEEITTICGGLNINIGTLNKNTIPSMILAGKKANELSHPVILDPVGAGASTLRTSTANDLLKEINFSVIKGNISEIKTLAVGSGTTKGVDADIADKVTDENIDDAVKFVKEFSAKTGAVIIVTGETDIIADSKKAYIVKNGHAMMSNITGTGCMLSAMTAAYITANNDNMLEACLASVCLMGYAGEIAYKKMIETGAGNSTFRNYLIDTIFNLTSEELERGAKYESK, encoded by the coding sequence ATGTTAAAAGAAATGATGGAAAACGTAAGAAAGAAAACTCCTCTTATTCATAACATAACAAACTATGTTACGGTAAACGACTGTGCGAATATACTTCTTGCATGCGGCGGGTCTCCCATAATGGCGGACGATAGCAATGAAGCGGAAGAAATTACAACTATTTGCGGCGGACTGAATATAAATATCGGTACGCTCAATAAGAATACTATACCTTCAATGATACTTGCGGGAAAGAAAGCAAACGAACTTTCTCATCCTGTTATACTCGACCCCGTAGGAGCGGGAGCTTCGACTCTTAGGACTTCTACTGCAAATGATTTGCTTAAAGAAATCAATTTCAGCGTTATAAAAGGCAATATATCGGAAATAAAGACCCTTGCTGTGGGAAGCGGTACCACAAAAGGTGTTGACGCGGATATAGCGGATAAAGTGACAGATGAAAATATAGATGACGCAGTTAAGTTTGTAAAAGAATTCTCGGCTAAAACGGGAGCGGTAATCATCGTTACAGGAGAAACAGATATAATAGCCGACAGTAAAAAAGCTTATATAGTAAAAAACGGTCATGCAATGATGTCAAATATTACGGGAACCGGATGTATGCTTTCCGCAATGACTGCCGCTTACATAACAGCTAACAATGATAATATGCTTGAAGCCTGTCTTGCAAGCGTATGCTTAATGGGATATGCGGGAGAAATCGCTTATAAGAAGATGATTGAAACAGGAGCAGGTAATTCCACATTCAGAAATTATTTGATAGATACGATATTTAACTTAACAAGTGAAGAACTTGAAAGAGGAGCAAAGTATGAAAGTAAATAG
- the thiE gene encoding thiamine phosphate synthase has translation MKVNSEDMLLYAVTDRAWTESEDLYSQVKKALKGGITFLQLREKELDEETFLKEALKIKELAKEYDVPFVINDNVDIAVKSDADGVHVGQSDMEAGDVRKKIGKDKILGVSASNLKEAKLAEEKGADYLGVGAVFSTSTKLDADEVSFDTLKEICDNVSIPVVAIGGISKDNILKLKGTNVDGVAVVSAIFASSDIVNDTKELLKLSKEMVKGDK, from the coding sequence ATGAAAGTAAATAGTGAAGATATGCTTTTATATGCGGTTACCGACAGAGCTTGGACGGAAAGTGAGGATTTATATTCTCAAGTCAAAAAAGCCTTAAAAGGCGGTATCACATTTTTACAGCTGAGAGAAAAGGAACTTGATGAAGAAACATTTTTAAAGGAAGCGTTAAAGATAAAAGAACTTGCAAAGGAATACGACGTTCCATTTGTGATAAACGATAACGTGGATATAGCAGTTAAATCCGACGCAGACGGAGTACACGTGGGACAAAGCGATATGGAAGCGGGAGATGTAAGAAAGAAGATAGGTAAGGATAAAATACTGGGAGTCTCCGCTTCTAATTTAAAGGAAGCAAAGCTTGCGGAAGAAAAGGGAGCCGATTACCTCGGTGTAGGGGCTGTGTTCTCGACTTCAACAAAGCTGGACGCAGATGAAGTTTCTTTCGATACCTTAAAGGAGATATGCGATAACGTCAGTATCCCCGTAGTAGCAATAGGGGGTATAAGTAAGGATAATATTTTAAAGCTTAAAGGAACGAATGTAGATGGGGTTGCGGTCGTATCTGCTATATTTGCAAGCTCTGATATAGTAAATGATACCAAGGAACTTCTTAAACTTTCAAAGGAAATGGTAAAAGGAGATAAGTAA
- the thiD gene encoding bifunctional hydroxymethylpyrimidine kinase/phosphomethylpyrimidine kinase encodes MKKVLTIAGSDSSGGAGIQADIKTITAHKMYAMSAITALTAQNTTGVYGVMDADADFVKNQIDCIFTDIRPDAVKIGMVSNIEIIKAIAEKLIEYKADNIVVDPVMVATSGSRLISEDAMETLIKELLPLGSVITPNIPEAEVLSGIDIKSEEDMIKAAEIISENIDGAILIKGGHYDDNANDLLYDNGNIHWFKGKRVDTKNTHGTGCTLSSAIACNLAAGYSKEESIKNAKEYITGALKDGLDLGKGSGPLNHMYNLG; translated from the coding sequence ATGAAGAAAGTACTTACGATAGCTGGTTCTGATTCCAGCGGAGGCGCGGGTATCCAAGCTGATATAAAAACGATAACCGCTCACAAGATGTATGCAATGAGTGCCATAACCGCACTTACAGCACAGAATACAACCGGGGTTTACGGAGTCATGGACGCAGATGCGGACTTTGTTAAAAATCAAATCGACTGTATTTTTACGGATATAAGACCCGACGCAGTAAAAATAGGTATGGTTTCCAATATTGAGATAATAAAAGCCATTGCCGAAAAACTGATTGAATATAAGGCTGATAATATAGTAGTTGACCCCGTAATGGTAGCGACGAGCGGAAGCAGGCTTATCAGTGAAGACGCAATGGAAACTTTGATAAAAGAACTTCTTCCTCTCGGAAGCGTTATAACTCCAAATATCCCCGAAGCGGAAGTATTATCGGGAATTGATATAAAAAGCGAAGAAGACATGATAAAAGCGGCAGAAATAATATCTGAAAATATAGACGGAGCCATACTCATTAAAGGCGGTCACTATGATGATAACGCAAATGATCTGCTTTACGATAATGGTAATATCCACTGGTTCAAGGGTAAGAGGGTAGATACAAAGAACACTCACGGAACGGGATGTACTTTGTCTTCAGCAATTGCATGCAACTTAGCTGCGGGATATTCGAAAGAAGAAAGTATTAAAAACGCAAAGGAATATATAACCGGAGCGCTTAAAGACGGATTGGATCTCGGAAAAGGTTCGGGTCCGCTTAATCATATGTATAACCTTGGTTAA
- a CDS encoding thioredoxin family protein codes for MNKKILRIVIPVLIVISVIGIYIVKNNNDNALGNSGSDTSSATFDLNELKKEKLPIVLDFSSATCPPCREMEPTLHKLKEEYKGKVIIKSISVDADVKGIEDFPVKVTPTLFFFDEKGNPYKPSKDIDIQMIEYSSKADNKHIYTAREGLLTEDEFLKIFKDMGIK; via the coding sequence ATGAATAAGAAAATACTTAGGATAGTAATTCCCGTTTTGATAGTTATATCGGTCATAGGGATTTATATAGTTAAAAATAATAATGATAATGCTTTGGGAAACAGCGGTTCGGATACAAGTTCGGCAACTTTTGATTTAAATGAACTAAAAAAAGAAAAGCTTCCCATAGTCCTTGATTTTTCCAGTGCTACGTGTCCTCCCTGCAGAGAGATGGAGCCCACTCTTCATAAATTAAAAGAAGAATACAAAGGTAAAGTTATCATAAAATCAATAAGCGTTGACGCAGATGTTAAGGGGATAGAAGATTTTCCCGTAAAGGTAACACCGACTTTATTCTTTTTTGATGAAAAAGGCAATCCTTATAAACCTAGTAAGGATATAGATATTCAAATGATAGAATATTCTTCAAAGGCGGATAACAAACATATCTATACTGCCAGAGAAGGACTGCTTACTGAAGATGAATTCCTTAAAATATTCAAGGATATGGGAATAAAATAG
- a CDS encoding cytochrome c biogenesis protein CcdA, whose protein sequence is MINNILESISSIITSNIYLAPIVAFFAGILVSFTPCSLSSIPLIVGYVGMNGKEDTKKLFKLSVTFAVGTALTFTVLGTLASMLGKVMTLSGQWFYIVLGVIMVLMALQTFELFNFIPSTYLVSKNEKRGYGGALLSGILAGVFSSPCSTPVLVVILGIVAGSGNILWGILLLVCYSIGHGILTVMVGTSLGLANKITNNEKYGKLQLFIKIFLGISMLLIAFYMFYLGF, encoded by the coding sequence ATGATAAATAATATTTTAGAAAGTATTTCAAGTATTATTACATCAAATATATACCTCGCTCCCATAGTTGCATTCTTTGCGGGGATACTCGTTTCCTTTACTCCGTGTTCGCTTTCATCAATTCCTTTGATAGTCGGATATGTGGGCATGAACGGGAAAGAGGATACGAAGAAACTCTTTAAGCTCTCTGTGACCTTTGCGGTGGGTACAGCACTTACTTTTACCGTCCTCGGTACTCTTGCTTCAATGCTCGGGAAAGTAATGACACTCAGCGGACAGTGGTTTTATATAGTTCTTGGTGTAATAATGGTGCTTATGGCTCTTCAGACTTTTGAGCTTTTCAATTTTATCCCTTCCACTTATCTGGTTTCAAAGAATGAAAAGAGAGGATACGGCGGAGCACTTCTTTCGGGTATACTTGCGGGAGTATTTTCTTCTCCCTGTTCCACTCCCGTACTTGTCGTGATACTTGGGATAGTTGCGGGAAGCGGAAATATATTATGGGGAATATTGCTTCTTGTTTGTTATTCGATAGGCCACGGTATACTCACCGTTATGGTAGGAACCAGTTTGGGACTTGCAAATAAGATAACCAATAACGAAAAGTATGGAAAATTACAGCTTTTTATCAAAATATTCCTGGGTATATCAATGCTTTTGATTGCATTTTATATGTTTTATTTAGGTTTTTAA
- a CDS encoding MATE family efflux transporter, whose protein sequence is MENELENELDNKDDNNEDKQYIKMTETKISKLITSLAVPTIVSMLVTSVYNMADTYFVSKLGTSASGAVGIVFSLMAIIQAIGFTLGMGSGSLISRLLGAKRDEKANEVGSTGFFLAVLAGILLAVFGLIFIDPLMKVLGSTDTILPYAKGYAGYILFGAPIMMASFVMNNILRAEGKADLAMIGIGTGGILNIILDPIFIFTFDLGISGAAIATILSQLISFFILLSHFLSKRSEVKLHIRNFTREFETCSMIIKTGLPSLARQGLASIATVMLNVAAAGYGDAAVAAMSIVGKIFMFIFSIMIGFGQGYQPVLGFNYGAKRYDRVKQAFTFTLKTGMIVMTVFAVFAFIFAPQLIKAFIADDMKVIKIGTEAFRFQCAIIPIVPLGVIANMTFQSIGKSFTATILSSLRQGIFFIPLILILPNIFGVVGVEMTQTVADLCTFFVCLPFMINFVKDIGSKTVEN, encoded by the coding sequence TTGGAAAACGAATTGGAAAATGAATTAGACAATAAGGATGATAATAATGAAGACAAACAATATATAAAGATGACGGAAACGAAGATATCAAAGCTCATCACTTCTCTTGCCGTACCTACCATAGTAAGTATGCTGGTAACTTCGGTGTACAATATGGCGGATACTTACTTCGTTTCAAAGCTTGGGACAAGTGCTTCGGGTGCCGTGGGGATAGTATTTTCTCTTATGGCGATAATCCAGGCGATAGGGTTCACTCTCGGAATGGGTTCGGGAAGCCTTATATCAAGACTTCTCGGTGCGAAGAGGGATGAAAAGGCAAACGAAGTCGGTTCAACGGGATTTTTCCTCGCTGTACTTGCGGGTATCTTATTAGCAGTCTTCGGTCTTATATTCATAGACCCTCTGATGAAAGTGCTCGGTTCAACTGATACTATTTTGCCATATGCAAAGGGTTATGCGGGATATATCTTATTCGGGGCACCTATAATGATGGCTTCTTTCGTAATGAATAATATTTTAAGAGCCGAAGGAAAAGCAGACCTCGCAATGATAGGAATAGGTACCGGAGGGATTTTAAATATTATTTTAGACCCCATATTTATATTTACTTTCGACCTTGGTATATCGGGAGCCGCTATTGCGACCATACTATCTCAGCTTATAAGCTTCTTTATTCTCCTTTCGCACTTTTTATCAAAGAGAAGCGAAGTAAAGCTTCATATAAGAAACTTTACCAGAGAGTTTGAAACCTGTTCAATGATAATAAAGACGGGACTTCCGTCTCTAGCGAGACAGGGGCTTGCCAGTATAGCTACGGTAATGCTGAACGTTGCGGCGGCAGGATACGGTGATGCGGCTGTTGCGGCAATGTCTATCGTCGGAAAGATATTCATGTTCATATTCTCTATTATGATAGGTTTCGGTCAGGGATATCAGCCTGTTCTCGGATTTAATTACGGAGCTAAGAGATATGACAGGGTAAAACAAGCATTCACTTTTACTTTGAAAACGGGTATGATAGTCATGACTGTCTTTGCCGTTTTTGCATTTATATTTGCTCCGCAGTTAATAAAAGCTTTTATAGCCGATGATATGAAAGTCATAAAAATAGGAACAGAGGCTTTTAGATTTCAGTGTGCGATAATACCTATCGTACCTCTTGGAGTAATCGCAAATATGACCTTTCAGTCTATCGGGAAATCTTTTACCGCGACTATACTTTCCTCTCTCAGACAGGGGATATTCTTTATTCCTTTGATACTGATACTTCCAAATATCTTCGGCGTTGTAGGGGTGGAGATGACGCAGACTGTTGCGGATTTATGTACATTCTTTGTGTGTCTGCCTTTTATGATCAATTTTGTCAAGGATATAGGAAGTAAAACCGTGGAAAATTAA